The window AGAATCTCTCCGGTCAACCCTCTTTCAAAGTCAACCCGTCGCGACAACGTCCGAAGAAAACGGGCCGCGCGCCCAGAGAGCCCTGCAGGCGAGTCAACAATATAAGCGCTTACCGTCGCACTCATGGCGCACCTCTCGATTTTGATGCCAAGCGCCGAAAGAAGGCGACTGCATGACTGGCAGGGTGCCATAACCTGCCCATGCGATGTTGCACCAATGCGTTTGGACTGAATGCCGACGGTGGTCACAGACTCGGGAACGGCGCCAAGCCCCATCAGCTTGGCTGCACCACTCACCTCGCTACAGCCACCATGCGCGTGTCCACAGGCAGTCAGCGCCGACATCAAGCCTCCGGGGATCGGTCCAGGCGTACCAGAGGTCGTATGAACTGCGACCAGGAGTCCGGACGGACGGACACCGACACTCTCACTCACCGTTCCAGGCCGCTGACGCTTGGGGGTACTGTTTCGGATGTCATCCGCAATAGCGCTGAGGCGATCTTCAGCCCCATCACCGCAGTTGTGGACGAGGACGGGGTGGTCGTCGGCGAGTACATGGTACGTGTGGGTGTGGGCGACTGTCAGGTCGCGCATCTCCCGTTGGTCGCGGCGTGTCTCGACTGACACGACGGTGACCTCGCCACGGCCGGCCACCCGCAGCTTGGCACCCGCCTTGAGGTCGCCGGCGTCGGTCTGCCGTTCGGTGACCACGTTGTCGTCGGCGTCGTAGCCGTAGTGGGTGGTGCGCTTCAGCCCGTCCGGGTCGACGGTGGTCGACGTCTGCCGGCCGGCGGCGTCGTAGGCGTACGTGACGACGGTCGCGCCGTCGTCGGTGACCTCGCGGACCAGGTTGCCGGCCGCGTCGTACTCGTTCGACTCGATGACGAACGACGAGCTGCCGTTGGTGCGGGTGACGTCGGCGATCAGCCCGTTGTCGGTGTACGTGTACTCGGTGATCCAGCCCATCGGATCGGTCTCGGCGGCCAGCCGCCCGGCCGGGTCGTACGACTTCGCCGAGATCAGCACGTCGGTGGCGGGCTGCGGGTCGTCCGGGTCGCCGGTGAAGCCGAGCACCGTCGTGGTCAGCAGGTTGCCTTCGTCGTCGTACGTGTTGGTGGTGACGCCGCCGTCGTGGTCGGTCTCGGTGACCACCCGGCCGTACGCGTCGTAGCCGAGGGTGGTGACCGTGCCGCCCGCGGTGGTCGAGGTGGCCTGCTGGCCGTACTGGTTGTAGGTGTGCTGCTCGGTGCGCGGCGCGTCGCCGCCGGTCAGGTCGGCGACGGTTTCGGTGAGCACGTTGCCGTCGTCGTCGTAGGTGTAGGTGGTGCGGGCGGTGTGCACCGCGCCGGTGACCCGGTTGGTGACCGCCGGCCCGGTCTCGGTCGCCACCCGCCCGGCGGCGTCGTACGTGTAGGTGGTGGTCAGCCCGGCCGGGAAGGTGTCGCTGAGCTCCGTCTCGGTCAGGGTGCGACCCAACCCGTCGTACGTGAACCGGTCGATCTTGCCGCTCGGGTCGGTGACCTGGGCGACGTCGCCGTTGGCGTGGTAGTCGACGGTCTGCACCGCGCCGCCCGGGGTGGTGACCCGGGTCGGCAGGCCGGCCGGGGCGATCCCACCGCCGTACGCGGCGGTGCTGGTGCCGTCGGTGTAGCCGGTGGTGGTGACCCGGCCCAGCGGGTCGGTGATGGTGGTCTGGTTGCCACTGGCGTCGTAGCCGTACGACGTACGGTAGGTGTCGTCGGTCTCCGACGCCGACCGCCCGTCGCGGACGGTGAGCAGCAGGTCGTTGCGGGCGTCCGGGGTCAGCGTCGTGGTCGTCGCGTCCGGGTAGTAGGTGTAGTAGACCGACGAGCACTTGTTGGCGGACTGGTCCTGGCAGCTGACGCTCTGCTTGGTGTTGCCGCGCACGTCCTGGAACGTCTGCGTCCACACCCCACGCGGGTCGTATACCAGGCTGCTGTAGCCGCCGACGTCGTAGCCGAACTTGGTGACGTTGTCGAGCGCGTCGGTCTGCGCCACCGGCCGGCCGCCGTTGACCAGGTCGTAGCTGTAGGAGAGGGTCTCGCCGGTGGGGCCGGTGACGGCGACCTGCGACACCGGCATCGGGATCGCGGTGGCCACCCCGGAGATCATCGTGACGGCGACCGGCGCGGTCTGCTGCGACGCGGTGTAGTGGGCGGTGACCTGCGCCTGGCTAAGTTCGCTGGTGAAGAACGCCGCTTCGGCGATCTCCCCTGGGAAGTAGCTGACCGCACCCGGCGTCGACGGCCAGCTGCCCATGGCGAATCCGGCACCGAGGTACGCATAGGCGACCGGGGTGGCCTCACCGCCCTGGTTGAGGGTGCCGACCAGCTCGCCGTCAAGGTACATCCGCTGGCTGCTGCCGGACAGCGTGAGCGCGACGTGGTGCCACTGGCCGTCAGTGACCGTGCCTGCGGTGGTGACCGGTGGATTCGTGCCCGCGCACCAGCACCACTTGCCACGGAGCTTGCCGTCGACGCCCACGTACAGCGCGGGGATCCGCTCACCGACAACAGGCGTACTGGTGATCGGGTTGGTCTGGAAGCCGTAGAGGACGCCGCCGGTTGTACTGCCGGACGGCATCTTGAACCACATCGACACCGAGGCTGGATCGGTGCCGCCGACCCGTTCCGGCGGCAGCTCGACGTAGGAGTTGGTGCCGTTGAAGGAGGCGGCGGTGGCACCGGCGAACGGGCCGTCCGCGCCGAGGGTCACCTGGTTGTAGGTGGCGACGCCGCCGTCGACCTGGTTGACCGCCTCGGTCACCGCCACCTCGCCGAGACGCCAGTAGTCGGCCGGCTTCGCGCCGAGCACCGAGGCGGCGTACACGTCGGCGCTGCCGGCGACGGTCGGGGTGCCCATCGTCCAGACGCCGCCGTTCTCGTCGGTGACGGTGGCGACCCGGCCGGTGGTGCCCTGGTAGGTGACCTGCGCGGTGACACCGCCGGTCGGCCGGGTCACCGTCGACAGCACCGGATGGGTACGGGTGCCGGCGGCGTGCAGGGCGGCGACGGTGGCCGCCGGCAACGCCTGGTTGTGGAACGCCACGTCGGAGATCGAGCCGGAGAAGTAGCTCGCCGCCGCCGGGCTGACCCCGCTGTTCTGGTGGCCGGGCCAGTTGCCGCCGATGAAGCCGGCACCGACGTGGATATTGTCGGCGTTGTCGGGCAGCTGCATGATGATGCCGCCGAGGCTGCCCTGGGCGACGCCGTCGAGGTAGAGGGTCTGCGTGCTGCCGGCCCCGGCGAGCGCCACGTGGTGCCAGTCGCCGTCGTTGACCGGCGCGGCGGTGGTGATCGCGGCGGCGGCGTTGCCCTGCCAGAACTGGCCGCGCAGCTTGCCGTCGCTGCCGACGTACAGCGCCGGCACGTAGGTGGTGGGTGTGGTGCCGGCGGTGACCGGCGCGGCGCTGTAGCCGAACAGCACGCCGTTGACGGCGGTGGTGCGGAACCACATGCTGACCGTCTGGTACTGGCCGTCGGCCACCAGGTCGCCCGGCAGCTGCAGGTACGACGAGGCACCGTCGAAGGCGGCGACGGTGGCGGTCGAGCCGGGGCGGGCCGC is drawn from Micromonospora sp. Llam0 and contains these coding sequences:
- a CDS encoding LamG-like jellyroll fold domain-containing protein, whose translation is MGNYTTSATDATVATVGPSLTITRSYNSLDTRRTSAFGAGWSSLLDVRATAVPDATGSVQSVLVTYPTGQDIAFGRNADGTFTAPSGRFATFTETRSGATLTGYTLTDKDASVYTFGQSAGGGVFRLTAVTDANGRTLTVDYTGGLASRITSASGRSLWLTWDTPTGSAHPHVTTVATDPADPGTPASAETWQYAYGPDDTLTQVCPPICPPTGPSACHGYSHTTISPYANTVLDTGPYSYWPLSESSGETVARSAVLTNAGIDNARYAAVTLGQAAARPGSTATVAAFDGASSYLQLPGDLVADGQYQTVSMWFRTTAVNGVLFGYSAAPVTAGTTPTTYVPALYVGSDGKLRGQFWQGNAAAAITTAAPVNDGDWHHVALAGAGSTQTLYLDGVAQGSLGGIIMQLPDNADNIHVGAGFIGGNWPGHQNSGVSPAAASYFSGSISDVAFHNQALPAATVAALHAAGTRTHPVLSTVTRPTGGVTAQVTYQGTTGRVATVTDENGGVWTMGTPTVAGSADVYAASVLGAKPADYWRLGEVAVTEAVNQVDGGVATYNQVTLGADGPFAGATAASFNGTNSYVELPPERVGGTDPASVSMWFKMPSGSTTGGVLYGFQTNPITSTPVVGERIPALYVGVDGKLRGKWCWCAGTNPPVTTAGTVTDGQWHHVALTLSGSSQRMYLDGELVGTLNQGGEATPVAYAYLGAGFAMGSWPSTPGAVSYFPGEIAEAAFFTSELSQAQVTAHYTASQQTAPVAVTMISGVATAIPMPVSQVAVTGPTGETLSYSYDLVNGGRPVAQTDALDNVTKFGYDVGGYSSLVYDPRGVWTQTFQDVRGNTKQSVSCQDQSANKCSSVYYTYYPDATTTTLTPDARNDLLLTVRDGRSASETDDTYRTSYGYDASGNQTTITDPLGRVTTTGYTDGTSTAAYGGGIAPAGLPTRVTTPGGAVQTVDYHANGDVAQVTDPSGKIDRFTYDGLGRTLTETELSDTFPAGLTTTYTYDAAGRVATETGPAVTNRVTGAVHTARTTYTYDDDGNVLTETVADLTGGDAPRTEQHTYNQYGQQATSTTAGGTVTTLGYDAYGRVVTETDHDGGVTTNTYDDEGNLLTTTVLGFTGDPDDPQPATDVLISAKSYDPAGRLAAETDPMGWITEYTYTDNGLIADVTRTNGSSSFVIESNEYDAAGNLVREVTDDGATVVTYAYDAAGRQTSTTVDPDGLKRTTHYGYDADDNVVTERQTDAGDLKAGAKLRVAGRGEVTVVSVETRRDQREMRDLTVAHTHTYHVLADDHPVLVHNCGDGAEDRLSAIADDIRNSTPKRQRPGTVSESVGVRPSGLLVAVHTTSGTPGPIPGGLMSALTACGHAHGGCSEVSGAAKLMGLGAVPESVTTVGIQSKRIGATSHGQVMAPCQSCSRLLSALGIKIERCAMSATVSAYIVDSPAGLSGRAARFLRTLSRRVDFERGLTGEILRREIVKIYGDSNDAIVDLLDRLQARYGGLSYASGFFQSDVIFAPSCDPGDVDEELEISYAVETGSPVGASVKIDGAVEVGLDSSGVKEFGGLDCLIECDAMFSVADALGLEGQLYLNSGTALMAIEVLRAEEGLGLEIVSEASGLHSYWLAGDSAMVYATDVWNLLNGGVPSFAKFWATGEGVRERIASLIAQVR